Part of the Capillibacterium thermochitinicola genome is shown below.
CCGTTTTCCAGATTAAAGTACGGGGGAAATTTGAGACCATTGAATTTTCTGATCTCCATGGACCCTTGGAAGAGCTTCAAGCCGCTTTGGAACGGAGTGTGAGCAGGGTGGTGCGGCGGGAGTTGGAACAGACCGTCCGGCGCGCCCAGGAGATGGGGGCGGATTTTTTGGGTGTTGGGCGTTATCTAAGAAGTTATAAGCCAAAATGGTGGCGGCAGGTAAAGGACAACTGGGAAAAGGAGTTTTTTGCTTTACCCATTGAAGTGGAGGTCGAGATGGAATGGGCAATGACAATCCGGAGGTTCGGGGGATGAGCCGGTTCCGGCGGCGGCGGTCTCTTTGGCAACCGCTAAGGTTATGGGCACAGGCTTTGCGGGTTCACTTTCTTTCCGCTTCTTTAATCCCGGTCTTGCTCGGGACGGTCGTTGCCCAAAGCGCGACCACGATCAACGGCTGGCGTTTTCTCCTGGTGCTGGTGGGAGTCTTCTGCTATCACGGCGGGGCTAATCTCATTAATGACTATTATGACGAGGAGACGGACCGGCTGAACCGGCAACCATCATTCTTCAATGGGGGAAGCGGGGTCTTGGTGAAGCGGCTCCTGCCGGCAAAGCAGGTAAAAAAAGCTGCTGTTTTGTGTTTTCTGGTCGGGACGGTTTGTGCTGCGGTGTTGGCTTTAACCGGCGGAGGCGTCGGCGTTGCCCTCTTTGCCTTGGCCGGATTGGGCTGTGGTTATTTTTATTCGGCACCCCCCTTTCGCCTGGCGGCGACCGGCTTCGGGGAGCTATGTGTCGGTTTGGCGTTTGGTCCCTTTTTGGTGGTCGGCACCGTTGCGGCTTTGACCGGGCGTTTTCTCCCCACCGCCCTTCTGGTCTCCCTTCCGGTGGGGATCTTGATTGCCGCGGTGATCCTCACCAACGAACTGCCCGACTGCGAGAGTGACCGCCAGACGGGAAAACACACTCTCGTTGTCCGCCTGGGCCGCGAACGGAGTATCCTTCTCCTGTCCCTCCTCCTGGCGCTTGCTTCTTGTTTGTTGCTCCTGATCTTCGTGGGATTGGGTGCTTCCCGGTACCGGGCTGGTTCGTTGCTGGCCTGGCCTTTGGTTTTTTGGCTGTGGTCCCAGCGGCGGGCGGGATTAAAACAATTGTCGCGGTTTGTGATGACCAGCGCCGGTGTGATCCTGCTCCATATGGTCAGCGGGTTGATGCTCATTATTACCTTTATGAGGAGGGGGAGCTGATTGCGGGGATTGGATCGCTTTGACCCCGGGACGGCGTTGTTTCCAGATGATGTTGACGGGATGATGACGCCACTTAAGAAAATCATTAAGGAGCTTTTCGCGACGCCGGGGAAGGGGTTGCGCGGGGAACTGCTCATGTTGTGTGCGGGAGGGCCACCGCTGGCCACCGGCTCCTCCACCCTTAATGCCTTGGTTTTAGGGGTTGAAGTTTTACATTTGGCGACTTTGGTCCATGATGACCTGCTGGACCAGGGCGAACAACGGCGGGGACGCCCCACGGTTTGGAAGAAATGGGGGGTAAAAACCGCCGTTTTAGTTGGTGACTATCTTTTTGCCGCCGCCTACCGTCTGCTGTCTAGCGCCTGCGGGCAGGAAGGGATGGAACGGGTCGATTTTTTACTCCGCGAGATGGTCGCCGGCGAACTGGCCGAGGAGATCGATAAGTTTAGAATAATCTCGATTGACCGTTATTTGGAACGCATTGAGCGGAAAACGGCCCGCTTTTTCCAGATCGTCTGTGAACTGGGGGGTGAATATGCCGCTTTACCCCGGGCCGTTCAAGTCGAGTTGGGGGCCTTCGGCCGGGAGCTGGGGATGGCTTACCAGCTCTTCGATGACTGGCAGGATT
Proteins encoded:
- a CDS encoding prenyltransferase produces the protein MGNDNPEVRGMSRFRRRRSLWQPLRLWAQALRVHFLSASLIPVLLGTVVAQSATTINGWRFLLVLVGVFCYHGGANLINDYYDEETDRLNRQPSFFNGGSGVLVKRLLPAKQVKKAAVLCFLVGTVCAAVLALTGGGVGVALFALAGLGCGYFYSAPPFRLAATGFGELCVGLAFGPFLVVGTVAALTGRFLPTALLVSLPVGILIAAVILTNELPDCESDRQTGKHTLVVRLGRERSILLLSLLLALASCLLLLIFVGLGASRYRAGSLLAWPLVFWLWSQRRAGLKQLSRFVMTSAGVILLHMVSGLMLIITFMRRGS
- a CDS encoding polyprenyl synthetase family protein is translated as MRGLDRFDPGTALFPDDVDGMMTPLKKIIKELFATPGKGLRGELLMLCAGGPPLATGSSTLNALVLGVEVLHLATLVHDDLLDQGEQRRGRPTVWKKWGVKTAVLVGDYLFAAAYRLLSSACGQEGMERVDFLLREMVAGELAEEIDKFRIISIDRYLERIERKTARFFQIVCELGGEYAALPRAVQVELGAFGRELGMAYQLFDDWQDLSGGAKEDGKPVFQDLKNGVLTLPLLIISGQPGFAEVLAEVRAEGKVLPKHRRLIRKWLTAAQVEAEVEQRIAGYRRRAEERLAGLGLPQCALLRDYADRFFERKGKQKRLSTVH